From Vallitalea longa, one genomic window encodes:
- a CDS encoding energy-coupling factor transporter transmembrane component T, with amino-acid sequence MNLMFITSSKKQGLIHIDPRTKLYILLVGNLSVFFAGSIKLEVILACFIIIFGLITGAYRFTFKMSVAYFIILLIQSLSSIYLVKTLKIMLVSFCMFIRKIFPCGMLGGIIISTTKVNEFMAAMNRIHMPRSVVIPLTVMLRYFPMVGEDFGCIKDAMKMRNVSPSIKGFLVTPLQTIECVYVPLMMSASKVADELSAAAVTRGIENPKLRTCVQKIHFTIADVMCTICFTALLVLAIVL; translated from the coding sequence ATGAATTTAATGTTTATAACTAGTTCGAAAAAACAAGGACTTATACATATAGATCCAAGAACCAAATTGTATATATTATTAGTTGGTAATCTGTCAGTTTTTTTTGCAGGTTCTATTAAATTAGAAGTGATACTTGCTTGCTTTATTATTATATTTGGTTTGATTACAGGAGCATATAGGTTTACTTTTAAAATGTCGGTTGCATATTTCATAATATTATTGATACAGTCACTAAGCTCAATATATTTGGTCAAAACGCTAAAGATAATGCTTGTAAGTTTCTGTATGTTTATTAGAAAAATATTTCCATGTGGTATGCTTGGTGGAATTATTATTTCTACAACAAAAGTTAATGAATTCATGGCAGCAATGAATCGTATTCATATGCCCAGAAGTGTAGTGATTCCATTAACTGTAATGCTAAGATATTTTCCAATGGTTGGTGAGGACTTTGGATGTATAAAAGATGCTATGAAGATGAGAAATGTATCACCATCAATTAAAGGTTTTCTAGTTACACCACTTCAAACTATAGAATGTGTATATGTACCTCTTATGATGTCAGCATCAAAAGTAGCAGATGAATTATCAGCAGCGGCTGTTACAAGAGGTATCGAGAATCCTAAGCTGCGTACGTGTGTTCAGAAAATACATTTTACAATAGCAGATGTTATGTGCACTATTTGCTTTACTGCATTACTTGTGTTAGCGATAGTATTATAA
- a CDS encoding MptD family putative ECF transporter S component, with amino-acid sequence MSNVTGFSEQKLSIKDLVVTGIFSALFFVLTMIGGILFAPNPVLTFLLPPSVALLTGPVYLLLIAKVPKHGPITILGILMGLLMFVTGMYWLWSVAYIILAIVAELISGAGKFKNNKLNILGFMIFSLNPIGSYMMLWINQSKYIEYLVGKGTEQTYMDTMVATAKDWMLPAMVIGTLLLAFISALLGKRLLKKQFEKAGITA; translated from the coding sequence ATGTCTAATGTAACAGGGTTTTCAGAACAAAAATTATCAATTAAAGATTTGGTAGTAACAGGAATATTCTCTGCATTGTTTTTCGTATTAACGATGATAGGAGGAATATTATTTGCACCTAATCCAGTACTAACATTCTTATTACCACCATCGGTAGCTTTATTAACTGGTCCTGTATATTTATTATTAATAGCTAAAGTACCAAAACATGGACCAATCACAATACTTGGTATATTAATGGGATTACTTATGTTTGTAACTGGTATGTACTGGTTGTGGTCAGTAGCATATATAATACTTGCAATTGTAGCAGAGCTGATATCAGGTGCAGGTAAGTTCAAAAATAATAAACTTAATATTCTAGGATTCATGATATTTTCTCTTAATCCTATTGGTTCATACATGATGTTGTGGATAAATCAGAGTAAATATATCGAGTATTTAGTTGGTAAAGGAACAGAACAGACTTATATGGATACAATGGTTGCTACAGCTAAGGATTGGATGTTGCCAGCAATGGTTATTGGAACACTGCTACTTGCATTTATAAGTGCTTTATTAGGTAAAAGACTACTAAAAAAACAATTTGAAAAAGCGGGAATAACAGCATGA
- a CDS encoding helix-turn-helix domain-containing protein codes for MEDIIKCIHEPCLKEKGFTPYKSNKYNSMGQCYKIDPRIGQGYYWIYAQDNLFAIVIHDFYFYEDYLLECKLPEYLSITYYDSISGEELNPYKRFSAGCVKGYWSHNNAYQALFHKNIPIRLIGIEITPEYYENYLKQKYPGEYMSPRSALLSINEDTSFPELILLLNQLRSYKGTGMAAKLFYEGKVAEAISLIVEKSKLIKPKDIKRITKQDLEHIQTVTSYINDHYAYDLHLKKLSQIACMGTTKLKSTFKEIHKCTITEYIQNRRMGQAEHLLSNTDLSIGQVANIVGYHSASRFSELFKKSTGLLPRKYREFTLGKTN; via the coding sequence ATGGAAGATATCATTAAATGCATACATGAACCTTGTTTGAAAGAAAAAGGTTTTACACCCTATAAAAGTAATAAGTATAATTCTATGGGACAATGTTATAAAATTGATCCTAGGATAGGTCAAGGTTACTACTGGATCTATGCTCAAGATAATCTTTTCGCTATTGTCATTCATGATTTCTACTTCTATGAAGATTATCTGTTAGAATGTAAATTACCAGAATATCTCAGTATCACCTATTATGATTCTATTTCAGGTGAAGAACTGAACCCATATAAAAGATTTAGTGCTGGATGTGTCAAAGGCTATTGGAGCCATAATAATGCTTACCAAGCTCTTTTCCATAAAAATATTCCTATACGTTTGATTGGTATAGAAATTACCCCTGAATATTATGAAAACTACCTTAAGCAAAAATATCCTGGTGAATACATGAGTCCAAGGTCAGCTTTATTAAGTATTAATGAAGATACTAGTTTCCCTGAGCTAATACTGTTACTGAACCAATTAAGAAGTTATAAAGGAACTGGAATGGCTGCAAAATTATTCTATGAAGGTAAAGTTGCTGAAGCTATATCACTTATTGTAGAAAAATCGAAACTTATTAAACCAAAAGACATAAAAAGAATAACAAAGCAAGATTTAGAACACATACAAACCGTTACATCATATATCAACGATCATTATGCATATGACCTTCATTTAAAAAAGTTGTCTCAAATAGCTTGTATGGGAACAACTAAACTAAAATCAACATTTAAAGAGATACATAAATGTACCATTACAGAATATATCCAAAATAGACGTATGGGACAAGCAGAACATTTATTATCCAATACCGACCTTAGTATAGGTCAAGTAGCAAACATAGTAGGATATCACAGTGCAAGTCGTTTTTCTGAATTATTC